A stretch of DNA from Gemmatimonadota bacterium:
GTCCGCCGCAACCGGTTGTTAGGCCGCCCTCACTGACGCACATAGCGCAAGTGTGTGGCGGCTGGACCATCAAGAACCTTGCCAATGCGAAACTGCGGCCCGGGCTCGCGTAGGTTCTCGAAGAGACGCCGCCCGCCGCCGAACAACACGGGTGCCAAGGCGATTTCCAGTTCGTCGACGACACCCGGATTCAGGTACTGCTGGATCACATCCGCTCCACCCGCGATACGAATATCACGACTGCCTGCGGATTCCCGAGCCAGCTCTAGGGCACGCTCCGGCCCGTCATCGATGAAGTAAAAGGTCGTCCCACCGGGGCGCACCCAGGGTTCGCGTTTCTCATGGGCAAGAACGTATACCGGTGTGTGAAACGGAGCCTCCTCTGGCCAGGCGCGCTCGCCTTGGTCGAACATTCGCTTGCCCATCATGTTGGCACCGATGCGCTCCGTGGTGCTGCGAAGCAGGTCATTGACCGGGCCGGTCTCTCCCCCTGGTCCGAGCTTGAGGTTCTCGCGGATGTACTGTTGATTGAGGGCCCAGGCCATCAGCGCACCCCACTTAGCGCCCCAGTTCTTGTACTCAGGCTTGTCCCAATTCTCCATGGTCATTCCTTCCGGTGCCATGTAGCCATCGAGGCTAAGTCCAATGTTGACGAATACTTTGCTCATGATTCTCCTCTCGCATGTTCGGATGCCGGCCTAACCAGGATTCTACGGATCCGCGTAACGTTCCAACGTTGCCGAGGAGTACAGAGGAGGCGGTTTAGCGCCGGAGCCGACACGCCCGTTTGTTATCTGAAGTCAGAGCCGCGTCCACGCTCGAACCCGACTCGCAGCATCGAAGCCAAGGGGTTCAGTCTCGGAGTAGGAAGACGAAACCTCCGACACTCCCACCGACCAGTGCCCCGATAATGCTCCCGTTGATTCTGTAATAATAGTCGGA
This window harbors:
- a CDS encoding dihydrofolate reductase family protein, with the translated sequence MSKVFVNIGLSLDGYMAPEGMTMENWDKPEYKNWGAKWGALMAWALNQQYIRENLKLGPGGETGPVNDLLRSTTERIGANMMGKRMFDQGERAWPEEAPFHTPVYVLAHEKREPWVRPGGTTFYFIDDGPERALELARESAGSRDIRIAGGADVIQQYLNPGVVDELEIALAPVLFGGGRRLFENLREPGPQFRIGKVLDGPAATHLRYVRQ